The following are from one region of the Jatrophihabitans telluris genome:
- a CDS encoding polysaccharide pyruvyl transferase family protein has translation MKVLVLWGEANSSNLGVQALGAGTAALVRRVWPEADVRFQSYGPGDAPSRIGDPKRLARAYLDRNSELRDWMRTFDLVVDTRAGDSFAEIYGLHRLTTMTAATEFAHRMKVPVVIGPQTIGPFSSRRGRLLARRSLKTASAVLTRDQLSYDCAVELGRRPDALTTDVVFAVDVPVADRTRDVLFNVSGLLWQDNPHVDAAAYRRTVIELCRELTSAGRRISLLAHVLASEVADNDIPAIEAVRAELDHDLEVLVPQSLSDVRSMLATGNVVIGSRMHACLNGISVGTPAVPLAYSRKFKPLLDGIGWDNTVDLRTDPDPATAVLAALDAPDLDKRADLARERAQELLGRAEECLKSVR, from the coding sequence ATGAAGGTTCTGGTCTTGTGGGGTGAGGCGAACTCCTCCAACCTCGGGGTGCAGGCGCTGGGCGCGGGAACGGCGGCGCTGGTGCGCCGGGTGTGGCCCGAGGCCGACGTGCGCTTCCAGAGCTATGGCCCCGGCGACGCGCCCAGCCGGATCGGCGACCCCAAGCGGCTGGCCAGGGCCTACCTCGATCGCAACAGCGAGCTACGTGACTGGATGCGCACCTTCGATCTGGTCGTCGACACCCGTGCCGGTGACAGTTTCGCCGAGATCTACGGCCTGCACCGGCTGACGACCATGACCGCCGCGACGGAATTCGCCCACCGCATGAAGGTGCCCGTCGTGATCGGGCCCCAGACCATCGGACCGTTCTCCAGCCGACGCGGCCGACTGCTGGCCAGGCGATCGTTGAAGACCGCGTCCGCCGTGCTCACCCGCGATCAACTCAGTTACGACTGCGCCGTCGAATTGGGCCGGCGTCCCGACGCGCTGACCACCGATGTCGTCTTCGCCGTGGACGTGCCGGTGGCCGATCGCACGCGCGATGTCCTGTTCAACGTCTCCGGCCTGCTCTGGCAGGACAACCCGCACGTTGACGCCGCGGCCTACCGCCGGACGGTCATCGAGCTCTGCCGGGAGCTGACCAGCGCCGGGCGCCGGATCTCCCTGCTGGCCCACGTGCTGGCCTCGGAGGTCGCCGACAACGACATCCCCGCCATCGAGGCGGTGCGGGCGGAACTGGACCACGACCTCGAGGTGCTCGTCCCGCAATCGCTGTCCGACGTCCGGAGCATGCTGGCGACCGGCAACGTCGTCATCGGGTCCCGGATGCATGCTTGTCTCAACGGCATCTCGGTCGGCACGCCGGCCGTCCCGTTGGCCTATTCGCGCAAGTTCAAACCGCTGCTGGACGGTATCGGGTGGGACAACACCGTCGATCTGCGCACGGACCCCGATCCCGCGACGGCCGTACTGGCCGCACTGGACGCTCCCGACCTGGACAAGCGCGCGGACCTGGCTCGCGAGCGGGCTCAAGAATTGCTAGGACGGGCCGAGGAATGTCTGAAGTCGGTTCGCTGA
- a CDS encoding lipopolysaccharide biosynthesis protein, which produces MSEVGSLTAPPDKLGRRTARGALVTLGGQLSQVLLQMTAVIALARLLSPHDYGLYAMVLVIAGIGEIFRDFGLSSAAIQAKQLSDAERSNLFWINAGIGALLTAIVFLSAPLVAALFSEHQLVPIARVLSVIFLINGCTTQLRANLNRNMRFGMLTVADLAAQVVNVTVAITCAALGAHYWALVGSQIAQVATVLVLVTIFGRWIPGGYTRGIPMGRFLRFGGNFVATQLVNYVSNNVDSLTIGLRFGTTPLGIYNRAFQLLMNPLNQFRTPATTVALPVLSRLQDDPVRAGDYIRRGQIAFGYTVVAGLAFVVGAAAPLVDFLLGSKWHEVPTILALLAVAGAFQMLSFVGYWIYLSRGLTRDLFRYTLISFAIKVTCILVGSTWGLKGVAAGYAIAPAISWPISLWWLSSRTPIPTRALLVGAGRILTCAGAAALATFLASSMLAHSADLLRLVAGLLACIAVYALAAVVKPVRADLATVVEFGKKVFS; this is translated from the coding sequence ATGTCTGAAGTCGGTTCGCTGACCGCCCCGCCGGACAAGCTCGGCCGCCGCACCGCGCGCGGCGCGCTGGTCACCCTCGGCGGGCAACTGTCGCAGGTTCTGCTGCAGATGACCGCGGTCATCGCACTGGCCCGGCTGCTCAGTCCGCACGACTACGGCCTGTACGCCATGGTGTTGGTGATCGCCGGGATCGGTGAGATCTTCCGCGACTTCGGTCTGTCCTCGGCCGCGATCCAGGCCAAGCAGCTCTCCGACGCCGAGCGCAGCAACCTGTTCTGGATCAACGCCGGTATCGGTGCGCTGCTCACCGCGATCGTTTTTCTCAGCGCGCCGCTGGTCGCCGCGCTGTTCTCCGAGCACCAGCTGGTCCCGATCGCCCGGGTGCTGTCGGTGATCTTCCTGATCAACGGGTGCACCACCCAGTTACGGGCCAACCTCAACCGGAACATGCGCTTTGGAATGCTCACCGTGGCCGACCTGGCCGCCCAGGTCGTCAACGTCACGGTAGCCATCACGTGCGCCGCCCTCGGCGCGCACTACTGGGCGCTCGTGGGATCGCAGATCGCTCAGGTCGCGACCGTTCTGGTGCTGGTGACGATCTTCGGCCGGTGGATTCCCGGCGGCTACACCCGGGGCATCCCGATGGGCCGCTTCCTGCGCTTCGGCGGCAATTTCGTCGCGACCCAGCTGGTGAACTACGTCAGCAACAACGTCGACTCGCTCACGATCGGGTTGCGGTTCGGCACGACCCCACTGGGCATCTACAACCGCGCCTTCCAGCTGCTGATGAATCCGCTCAACCAGTTCCGTACTCCGGCGACGACGGTGGCGCTCCCGGTCCTGTCGCGTCTGCAGGACGACCCGGTGCGCGCCGGCGATTACATCCGTCGGGGCCAGATCGCCTTCGGCTACACAGTCGTGGCCGGACTGGCCTTCGTCGTGGGTGCGGCCGCTCCGCTGGTCGACTTCCTGCTGGGCAGCAAGTGGCACGAGGTCCCGACGATCCTCGCCCTGCTGGCGGTCGCGGGAGCTTTCCAGATGTTGTCCTTCGTCGGGTACTGGATCTATCTCAGCCGCGGGCTGACCCGGGACCTGTTCCGCTACACGCTGATCTCCTTCGCCATCAAGGTCACCTGCATCCTCGTGGGCAGCACCTGGGGCCTGAAGGGGGTCGCGGCGGGATACGCCATCGCCCCGGCGATCTCCTGGCCGATCTCTTTGTGGTGGCTCAGCAGCCGTACCCCCATACCGACCAGAGCGCTGCTGGTCGGAGCCGGCCGAATCCTGACCTGCGCCGGTGCCGCCGCGCTTGCCACCTTCCTCGCCTCATCGATGCTGGCCCATTCGGCCGACCTGCTGCGCCTTGTCGCGGGATTGCTGGCCTGTATCGCCGTCTATGCGCTCGCCGCGGTCGTGAAGCCGGTACGGGCCGACCTGGCCACCGTTGTCGAATTCGGGAAGAAGGTCTTTTCGTGA
- a CDS encoding glycosyltransferase: MTERIQRSPDRGEPRLVVLQSFPTPRPTTNPYLIMLAQSLTATGELTVETFTWRRALLGRYDLFHVHWPEILVSGQSPAKMVVRQVLFVLLLLRLRITRTPLVRTLHNVDLPTGISRRETALLRWAERWTTLWITLNPVSPLRADQAAVMIPHGHYRDWFAEQREPASTPGRVAFVGLIRRYKGVEHLVTAFRGLAGAGADAGAGADGGQSLVVAGRPSSAELELELRQSAADDPRVELRFRFLSDAELVAVIGEAALVVYPAPLMHNSGGALMALSLDRPVLIVDNEVNRLLAAEVGDGWVQRFAGELTTADLHTALKAVSGLEGRPDLGARDWDRSGSAHLLAYRQALRLCLTSRRREVTDAPSAPDAASHGGTR; the protein is encoded by the coding sequence ATGACCGAACGGATCCAGCGGTCTCCGGACCGGGGCGAGCCGCGGCTGGTGGTGCTGCAGTCCTTTCCCACCCCACGACCGACCACGAACCCCTACCTGATCATGCTGGCCCAATCCCTCACCGCTACCGGGGAGCTCACGGTCGAGACCTTCACCTGGCGCCGTGCGTTGCTCGGGCGCTACGACCTGTTCCACGTTCACTGGCCGGAGATTCTCGTCTCGGGCCAGAGCCCCGCGAAGATGGTGGTCCGGCAGGTCCTGTTCGTCCTGCTGCTGTTGCGCTTGCGAATCACCCGGACGCCGTTGGTCAGAACGTTGCACAATGTCGACCTGCCCACGGGGATCTCCCGACGAGAGACCGCTCTGCTGCGCTGGGCCGAGCGCTGGACCACCCTGTGGATCACCCTCAACCCGGTGAGCCCGCTGCGAGCCGACCAGGCGGCCGTCATGATCCCGCACGGTCACTACCGGGATTGGTTCGCCGAACAGCGCGAGCCGGCCTCCACGCCCGGGCGGGTGGCCTTCGTCGGTTTGATCCGACGCTACAAGGGCGTTGAGCACCTCGTCACGGCGTTCCGCGGTCTGGCCGGAGCCGGCGCCGATGCGGGCGCGGGCGCCGACGGTGGGCAGAGCCTGGTGGTCGCCGGCCGCCCTTCCTCGGCTGAGCTCGAGCTCGAATTGCGCCAGTCCGCGGCCGACGATCCGAGGGTGGAGCTTCGATTCCGCTTTCTCAGCGACGCCGAGCTGGTCGCCGTGATCGGAGAGGCGGCCCTGGTGGTTTACCCGGCGCCCCTGATGCACAACTCCGGAGGCGCGCTGATGGCACTGTCACTGGATCGTCCCGTGCTGATCGTGGACAACGAGGTCAACCGGCTGCTCGCCGCGGAGGTGGGCGACGGTTGGGTTCAGCGGTTCGCCGGCGAGTTGACGACGGCGGATCTGCACACCGCGCTGAAGGCAGTCAGCGGCCTGGAGGGCCGTCCCGATCTGGGGGCCCGTGACTGGGACCGGTCCGGCTCGGCGCACCTGCTCGCCTATCGCCAGGCGCTGCGACTGTGCTTAACCTCGCGCCGCCGGGAGGTCACCGACGCTCCGTCCGCGCCCGATGCCGCGTCCCACGGAGGAACTCGATAG
- a CDS encoding Coenzyme F420 hydrogenase/dehydrogenase, beta subunit C-terminal domain, whose product MTRDRSTDDVATAIAEVVANGNCSGCGGCAALFPEVRMAEDDRGFQRPVVSAAPRTPEAVARFRRVCPGAAVIAEPRAGRKHDDTVGDYVSVWAAWSTDDALRFAGSSGGVISALNAWLLETNQQAAVVGAAADPQRPVTTSVSIQRSYDDVLRAAGSRYAPVAMTEAFDADQAGSVFVGKPCETYAARQLSRVRAEDTGARSDGQPPPLLLSFFCAGTPSQHATRSLVATLGVDPETVTSLRYRGNGWPGRFAVADASGAQAAISYDESWGKHLGRQIQSRCRICPDGTGGHADIAVGDYWETDASGYPVFDDAPGTSVAIARTQRGHDLLLAAQQAGVLALQEITAASVAAIQPLQTVRRATLLGRVIGRRLGGYRVPRYRGYQLLSLGFRNPRRSIEFLRGTRHRARTERR is encoded by the coding sequence GTGACGCGCGACCGGAGCACGGACGATGTCGCGACGGCGATCGCCGAGGTCGTGGCCAACGGCAACTGCTCTGGCTGCGGCGGCTGTGCCGCCCTGTTCCCCGAGGTCCGGATGGCCGAGGACGACCGGGGCTTCCAGCGTCCGGTCGTGAGCGCGGCCCCGCGCACACCAGAGGCGGTCGCGCGTTTCCGGCGCGTCTGCCCGGGCGCCGCCGTGATCGCCGAACCACGGGCCGGACGGAAACACGACGACACCGTGGGCGATTACGTCTCGGTGTGGGCAGCGTGGTCGACCGATGACGCACTGCGCTTCGCGGGCAGCAGCGGCGGTGTGATCAGCGCGCTCAACGCCTGGCTCCTCGAGACGAACCAGCAGGCAGCGGTGGTCGGAGCGGCCGCCGATCCGCAGCGACCGGTGACGACATCGGTGTCGATCCAGCGCAGCTACGACGACGTGCTGCGCGCGGCCGGATCCCGCTACGCCCCGGTGGCGATGACCGAAGCGTTCGACGCCGATCAAGCCGGGAGCGTCTTCGTGGGCAAGCCGTGCGAGACCTACGCCGCGCGCCAGCTGTCCCGCGTCCGGGCCGAGGACACGGGCGCACGTTCGGACGGGCAACCGCCGCCCCTGCTGCTGTCCTTCTTCTGCGCGGGCACACCCTCTCAGCACGCCACCCGGTCGCTGGTCGCCACTCTCGGCGTCGACCCCGAGACGGTCACCTCGCTGCGTTACCGGGGCAACGGCTGGCCGGGTCGGTTCGCGGTGGCCGACGCCTCCGGTGCACAGGCCGCGATCAGCTACGACGAGTCCTGGGGCAAACATCTGGGTCGGCAGATCCAGTCTCGCTGCCGAATCTGCCCGGACGGAACCGGTGGGCACGCCGACATCGCGGTCGGTGACTACTGGGAGACCGACGCCAGCGGCTACCCGGTCTTCGACGACGCGCCCGGAACTTCGGTGGCGATCGCCCGCACGCAACGGGGCCACGACCTGCTGCTGGCCGCCCAGCAGGCAGGGGTGCTGGCGTTGCAAGAGATCACCGCGGCCAGTGTGGCCGCCATCCAGCCACTGCAGACCGTTCGTCGCGCAACCCTGCTGGGACGGGTGATCGGGCGACGGCTCGGGGGATATCGGGTGCCGCGGTATCGCGGTTATCAGTTGCTGTCGCTGGGATTTCGCAATCCCCGGCGTTCTATCGAGTTCCTCCGTGGGACGCGGCATCGGGCGCGGACGGAGCGTCGGTGA
- a CDS encoding acyltransferase: MPNLLKTVKRAIGSRRSEIELALLSVVGMVPVHRFRVAVLRLFGAAVDPLAIVSHGFQVRGPARLIIGPRANIGENAVLDARGGLTIGHDVNLSSQVHIWTAQHAWNSPDFDYIKKAVTIGDRAWIGPRVTVLPGAVIGSGAVIAAGAVVSGVVEEFSLYAGVPARKIAERTRELRYELPSPAAKSLWW, encoded by the coding sequence ATGCCGAACCTGCTCAAGACAGTCAAGCGCGCGATCGGATCGCGTCGCTCGGAAATCGAGCTCGCACTGCTCTCGGTGGTCGGGATGGTGCCCGTGCATCGCTTCCGGGTGGCCGTGCTGAGGCTTTTCGGCGCCGCGGTCGACCCGCTCGCCATCGTCTCGCACGGGTTTCAGGTCCGCGGCCCGGCCCGGCTGATCATCGGGCCGCGCGCCAATATCGGCGAGAACGCGGTCCTCGACGCACGCGGCGGTCTGACGATCGGGCACGACGTCAACTTGTCCTCCCAAGTGCACATCTGGACGGCGCAGCACGCCTGGAACTCACCGGACTTCGACTACATCAAGAAGGCGGTCACGATCGGCGACCGGGCCTGGATCGGGCCCCGGGTGACGGTGCTGCCCGGTGCCGTCATCGGCTCGGGCGCCGTGATCGCCGCCGGTGCGGTCGTCAGTGGTGTGGTCGAGGAGTTCTCGCTCTATGCCGGGGTCCCGGCCAGGAAGATTGCCGAACGAACCCGAGAGCTCCGTTACGAGCTGCCGAGCCCGGCGGCCAAGTCGCTGTGGTGGTGA